A portion of the Jaculus jaculus isolate mJacJac1 chromosome 5, mJacJac1.mat.Y.cur, whole genome shotgun sequence genome contains these proteins:
- the Pnrc2 gene encoding proline-rich nuclear receptor coactivator 2, whose product MGGGERYNIPAPQSRNVSKNQQQLTRQKTKDQNSQMKIVHKKKERGHSYNSSAAAWQAMQNGGKNNFSSNPNWNASLSSPSLLFKSQTNQNYAGAKFSEPPSPSVLPKPPSHWVPVSFNPSDKEIMTFQLKTLLKVQV is encoded by the coding sequence ATGGGTGGCGGAGAGAGGTATAACATTCCAGCCCCTCAATCTAGAAACGTTAGTAAGAACCAACAGCAGCTTACTAGACAGAAGACTAAGGATCAGAATTCCCAGATGAAGATTGTTCACAAGAAAAAAGAACGAGGACACAGTTACAACTCATCAGCAGCTGCATGGCAGGCTATGCAAAATGGCGGGAAGAACAATTTTTCTAGTAATCCAAATTGGAACGCTAGTCTATCAAGTCccagtttgctttttaaatctcAAACTAACCAGAACTATGCTGGAGCCAAGTTTAGTGAGCCACCATCACCAAGTGTTCTTCCCAAGCCACCAAGCCACTGGGTTCCAGTTTCATTTAATCCTTCAGATAAGGAAATAATGACTTTTCAACTTAAAACCTTACTTAAAGTACAAGTTTAA